Part of the Nicotiana sylvestris chromosome 2, ASM39365v2, whole genome shotgun sequence genome, TCTTAGTCCGATAAAAACAACAAGAAAATCACTCATTTTGGAGCGGAGGGAGTATTAAATGCCACTTCTCACAAGTTACGACAACCAATAAGGCAAAACTATTCTGATAATGTGAAAAGTGCTTAGTTTCTACTTTCATTAATTAATTTATTGCACTCTATTCAGAGAGACTCGTTTGTCTACCACTCTGTCTTCTGGAGAGTCGAGAATAGTGCTACTATCTTTATGATATTTGACTTTCCTTGTCTGGCAAATCGTAATTGCTTTGCTTTTCAAAATATTCATATTTTAAGCAACTACTTAGTCAGGAATTCAAGATGGGTGACAATGGGAATCTTGAGCTGTTAAATAATACAGAATTGGTATGTTATAAGTAGTTCTGAACTACTTTAGTATTAATATAAGTATTCCCACTTCTAAAAAAAACAGAATTGTAATTGCTTTTAACTCGACATGAAAAAACAATCATCTTAATCCCTTTTATTCTTAAAATTTAATCTAAATCCCAAGTGAAAGTTGCTATAAAATTAGATAGGAAAACGCAGAAAGAGAGATTGGATATTCTTAACATTAATCTAAATCTCGTTCATTAGCTAGCTTTTGATCTACTAGCCTCAATTTGCGAACAAAGGTGTCTCTACGAGCCTAACTAGGGGTGACAAATGAGTGGGTCAGGTCAGATACGGACGAGTCGAAAACTAGTAATGCAAAAATGGCTAAAATATCCTACCCAACCCAGTTAGGCATGATGTCTTTTTTCTAAAACAGTGCTCCCATCGTGTAACAACCATACAAGAAGAACCGAAACCAAATCGATACTATAAGACAAGGCCAAGTGCTGCCAATTTTCTCTTTGTTGTTACTCGAAAATAAACAACTAAACCAAGCTTTTGTGGATGCTCACTACTAAGCTGGcccaagaataaaaacaaaatataaaatctGAAGTATCAACTGGTAACTTGTTGATCTAATTCCAGTAATTGATTAGAAGAGATGTAAGTGACTGCTAATTTTGAAGAGTAATAGCCTAAATGGGAACCTCCTTCTCTTTTAACACTTCATTGAGAGGCCTCTTTCGGGTATTTGTCTTGATGTTACATTGCTCAGCAAAACCATTAGACTTGGTCCTCAAATTCTTTGATATTAGTAATTTCTTCTGGTATACGCGAAAGACGCTCCAATCTCCTACTTGCATCATGTTAACATTCTGCATATCGACGAACCAAGTTAACAACAACAAGCCCATTAATTTCTCACAAGTGGAGTCCGAGGAGGTTAACCCCTACCCTAAAGggagagagactgtttccgataaaCAATGAACCAAGTTAAGTTTATATAAATAACACAGATATGAGGCCGATCATAGGAATTAGGAAATGTCAGTGTTCATACCTGATCAGAGGGGGAAATTGTGACAAGGGAATATTGGTGCATAATCCAACGAGTTCTTAAACAGTCAGAACGCGTTGTTTGGTAGAATCGAAGGACTTTTTTCATCCCAAGAAGTAGCCGCTGTTGTTGTTGGTGGCTTATCCCAGTAGTTGCAGAACCCGAAATTGGAACCACAATTAACTGGCCCTGGCCAACGGCCTTCCAATAGCCAGAACAATCTTTGCCACTGATCAATCTGCTGCACCCCTTGCTGTTTATATCTCCATTTGCTTTGCTGAAGAAATACCTCTTCTCCCTCAAGTCCCCTGCTATAAATAGTGATTCACTAATAGTTTTTTGCAACATAAAAAAACTGACAATGACATCTATTCGAATACATGTAAAAAAGTtagtccggtgcactaagctcccgcagTACGCGGGTTCAGAGAAGGGCTGTACCACGAGGGTTTAATATATGCAGCCTTCCGCTGCATTTCTGCGAGAGACTGTTGCCTCGGATCGaaccgtgacctcctggtcacacgGTAGGCCCTTCAAATAAAGCCtacaaacatgcacacaactaAAGATGAAAAAAGACTTAATCTTGTTCAAGAAAAGGGGTGACTGTAATTTACCAGGCAAGTCAGAAGGAAAGGAGTCGAAAACATCCAGTATTTCAGGTATGATTAAGGCAGGCAAAGGCATGGAAAATATCTTTCTACTCAAGTAGTGAATTAATAGCTCTTCATCAGTGGGACGAAACCTAAATCCAATGGGCAGATTTAAGCTCCCAACTGCGCCCTCTGTAGGTTTTGCACACTCCTTCTGCTCCTCCATACCTGTGGACTGACTGCTGGAGTTTGAAATTGTTTCTCTTAAATGGCAAAGGACTAGGCATTTAGGGGAGTGGGGGGAGGTTTGTCTTATATATGTCTTAAGGAATAGAAAAGAAATAAAGTTGAAAGTTGTACAAACACGGACTCCATGACTATGACCATAACTTATCATCTCCAAAATTGACTAGTACTCCAAAATTTAGATAGGTAATTTGACTCGATACAAAACTTAACGAAAATTAtagtcttaaaagcttaagggataAAAgctttgtgtggttataaaagtttttCACTATTGTAAAATGGATAaaataaagagttaaaattgaattattttcaaatttaaaaatatgttatttattttaaaatagacTACAAAATAAAATACATCATCTAATTTGAAACGGTAATAAATACGTAGACAGTGGGAAACGTGTAATAAAACACACCAAACCCCAATTAAAGAAGTGCTAGGGTCAATGTTCAACAAGCACCGGCCATCGCCCCAAAGTATTGTGTCATGCGCTCTACTTAGATTCCCCTATTCTCAATAAGGAAAATGGTAAATTATTAAATAATCTGGTAGGTAGTGTGTACTCCCATGCCATTAAAAGTTAAATTAAAATATGAATTAATTCAAAGGTAGTTCCTTAATGGAGCTGCCATTTGTTAGGGCCGTTCCTCAATGTAAAGGCCTGCTCAACTTCTAAAGGCTGAAGCCCAATATTGATAAACTTACTTTTCCTAAAGCCTTCTTTTGTAGACTCTTTGATTTGGTTTATCTAGTTACCAACCATTTCATTATGAATTCACATAACGTTATTTtttgggagaaatttaaaaatagccagatttacaaatgGTCATTAAAAAATAACCACATTTTTAAAAGTTatcgaaatttaaccacttttcatgtaaagataaatttgaacgaaaacaatattcaaaatccgaaaatactccggtataatatactggagttccaatataatatactggaactccattaCACTTTGCTGGAACTttaatatattatgctggagttccagcaaagtatactggaaatccagtatattatacaggagttccagcaaagtatagtagaactccagtatattatactctATTATC contains:
- the LOC104218517 gene encoding NAC domain-containing protein 41-like isoform X1, producing the protein MEEQKECAKPTEGAVGSLNLPIGFRFRPTDEELLIHYLSRKIFSMPLPALIIPEILDVFDSFPSDLPAGDLREKRYFFSKANGDINSKGCSRLISGKDCSGYWKAVGQGQLIVVPISGSATTGISHQQQQRLLLGMKKVLRFYQTTRSDCLRTRWIMHQYSLVTISPSDQNVNMMQVGDWSVFRVYQKKLLISKNLRTKSNGFAEQCNIKTNTRKRPLNEVLKEKEVPI
- the LOC104218517 gene encoding NAC domain-containing protein 41-like isoform X2, which produces MEEQKECAKPTEGAVGSLNLPIGFRFRPTDEELLIHYLSRKIFSMPLPALIIPEILDVFDSFPSDLPGDLREKRYFFSKANGDINSKGCSRLISGKDCSGYWKAVGQGQLIVVPISGSATTGISHQQQQRLLLGMKKVLRFYQTTRSDCLRTRWIMHQYSLVTISPSDQNVNMMQVGDWSVFRVYQKKLLISKNLRTKSNGFAEQCNIKTNTRKRPLNEVLKEKEVPI